The genomic window TACTTAACCATGGCAGCCAACATTATGGCTTTTATTGGCCATAACCTGGACGAAGTTAATAATATAAAGGTAATAAGGAGCTCGGAATTTGAGCGGACCGATAAACAACAGAACCTGATAATAATCGGAACTCCGCCAGATAACAACGCCATCAGGCTTATTAACGACCATTTACACCTTAGATTTAATAAGGCCGGGGATAAGTTTGAAATAAGTGGCGCGATTGTCATAGTGCCGGAATACAGTAATAATCTGGCTTCGATACAATTGCTGGCCTCCCCTTTTGATAACCAGCGGCACCTGATGGTGGTAGCAGGTACGGTCGGGGAGAGCTTGACTGCAGCTGAAACTTACTTAAAAGACTTCGGCTTTTACACCAGACTGAGCGGCGACGGAGTAGTTATCGACCAAGACGGGCATATCCAGACAGCGTACTTTGTGAGCCCGAAAGACACCAGGGTAGAGGATAAAGCCATCCGGTCTCGATACCTTTCGCTGAAGTGGCAAGACAATCCACAGCTCATAATGTATGTAGCCTTCTTTTTCATGTTGATAGTCACCGGGATCTATGGGGTGATAGTGGTAACCAGAGGGAAGTAATTACTCTTGCCAATTCCCACGATGATTGGGGGATAGCAGGTAAGATTCTGGATAGACTTACGGTCTGGGGTGAGCTATGCGAGCAAGGAATACGAGGTGTTGCCATGAACGGTGTATTGGCTATAGTGCTGGCCGGTGTTTTCTGGGGTTCGGTGGGTTTGTTCGCGCGCTTTTTGGGTGCGTATCAGCTCAGTCCGTTCTACATTGTGGTTTTGCGCACTTCGTTCGCCGTGTTGTGTTTAGGGCTTTATTTAGCTTTATTCAGGCGTGAGCTGTTGGTGATAAGACGAGAGGACAGGTGGCGGTTTTTGTTAGCCGGGTTTGTTAGCATTGTTCTGGCTCATCCGGCGCTGTTTCTGGCCCTGGAAGCCAACGCCATCGCCGTGGCGACAATTCTTTTGTATACGGCGCCTTTTTATGTCATTATTCTGTCCCGCTTCATTTTCAAGGAGACGATCACTGGGCGCAAATGCGCGGCTTTGCTGCTGGCTGTGGCCGGATTGGCGCTAGTTGTTAATATCTTTGATTTGGGCAGTCTGGCTGTTACACCGGCGGGACTGGGTCTCGGTCTAGTGGCCGGTTTCTTACAGGGCGTGCAGACAATAACGATGAAGAACGTTTCCGCTCGTTATCATGCTGCTACGGCCTTGTTCTACTCCTTTGGTTCCGGGCTGGTTATGTTGTGGTTGATCCTGCTGCTTGTGGGGGTTCCCATGCCAGTTAACTTGCCGGGGCAAGTATGGCTGGGCGTGGTGGGCATAGGGGTAATGACTACACTGACACCTTTTCTGCTGTTTACCTACGGATTGCAGCGGACGGAAGCAGGTACAGCCAGTATTGCCTCTATGTTGGAACCTGTTGCTGCCGGGCTGTTCGGTTATTTTGGGCTGGGGGAGCGGCTAGAGCCGATTCAGATCGTAGGCATGGGGCTGATGTTGGCCGGCATCGTTATTGCTACTCTGCCGGCGAAGGCTGTGGATGGGAGCTCGGCTCCTAAGCCGGAGGTGCCGCCGGTTTAACCGGTGGTGGAAATAAGCTCGTCAGACTGCCCGAAAGCCTGCCAATCCATGTTTGGATCACCCTGAACTCAGTGAACAGTCTTAGATCCTCCGCTTTGCTCAGGATGACAATCTTGACAATCCCTTCATAACGTGACTTTTGACACGATCTACCGTTGTGATGCTGATGCCACCTATAAGCAGGGAACGACCGGGCGATAAGAAGGGTTTATGCTAAAGGCGTTGACTTTTGGCTAAGGATTGTATACAATAATACACAAATACCAGTATACAATATCACTCCGGGGAGGTGCCCGCCATGAAGGCCTGTACTCAAGATAATATGGGTTATCTGTTTGACCAGTACTTGGTCACGGAGTTAGGGAGCGGCCAGAGGCTCTCTATGGTAGACACGTTAAGTCTGTGGATGAATCTGTTACAACGGGACTATTTACGCAGCCGACCGTTGGAAGACTAGCGGGTAAGGCTAAACCAGTTGTCTAGCAGGCTTCTCTTAAGATAGCACCTGTGCCCTAAGAAGCACAGGTGCCTTTTTCTGACTGGCCGAGGGTGATCTAGGTCCGGGAATGAAACCGGATGTGGAGACCGGGAACCGGGCTGTTATGTTCTTGCAGTATCCGTGGACATGGCATACAATGATAGCAATTAGCGGTATGGCCTGGTACAGAAGGCTGGCAGAGTTTGGACTCGGTTAAGGGTGGTACGGGATTGCAGGGAGGGATAGATGTTGCCACGACGGGGGGACGGTGGTCGGGGCCGGGGTAGAGCAGCAGTGCTCAGGAACAGTATTTTTTTTCAACTTCGGGATGACATTCTTAAAGGTCGGTTTGAACCGGGTGAGAGCCTGGTGGAACTGAAGTTGGCTGCTCACTACGGTGTGAGTCGGACGCCGGTTAGGGAAGCGTTAAGGCAATTGGAGCTGGAAGGGTTGGTAAGATATCTGCCGAACCGCGGCGTGTTGGTAGAGGGAATAACGGCTGAAGATGTGGAGGATATCTTTGTTATTCGTGAGCACTTAGAGACGTTGGTAGCCAACTGGGCGGCGCAGCGGGTTCAGCCGGAAGAGATAAGGAAAATGCAGGAAGTTTTGGATCTGCAGGAGTTTTATACTACTAAGGACGATATTGAGCAAGTGACAGTGCTTGATACGGAATTTCATCGCCTGCTGTTGGATGCCAGCCGCAGCAAGTCTTTACGCTATGCTTTGGGGAGTATGTTAGATTATGTGGAGCAGGCTCGATTTCGCTCGCTGCGGGTCCCTGGGCGGATCCACGACTCGATGCGGGAACACCGGAGTATCCTCGAGGCGGTGGCGGCTGGCCAGGCCGAACTGGCTGGGGAGCGAATGGCCGAGCACATGCGACGAGCCCGACAAAACGTGTTAAGCTTCACTTCGGAAGGAAAAGAGAACAGCAGAAGCAACTAAATGCCTGGGGTGACCAGGCCTTTTTTATACTTAGACCAGGAGAATTGGGGCAATATATGACCGCTGTCTTCTTGCAAAGCTAGAACGGGGAGGGTTTACGCTGGATATCAAGGAATTGCGTAGTAGGGAGGAGCAATTTCAGGCAATTGTGGGCCGGGAGCTGAAGAAGCTAACGCGACATAAAACCATCGACGTTGTGGTGGGGGTGCCTTTTTATAACGAGCAGGAAACCCTGGCTCAAGTGGTGACTACAGCGGCCCAGGGGTTGAGCCCGTTTATTAATGTTCGGCCCCTGGTGGTGTGCGTGGGTGATCCGGCCGGGGCCCAGGCGTTGGCATCCCTGGAAGGGCTTAAAACAGGTATGCCTTGTCACGGGTTTTTGTTGACGGACGGCGTCAACGGACGGGGCTTCAGTATCCGGGCCATACTGGAAATTGCTCGGGAGCTAGCCGCCGATGTGGTGTTGTTGGAGGCAGACCTAAGGCGGAAGGGCGATCAAGGCTTTAACCCTTCTTGGTTGGAGCGCTTGTATTTCCCCCTGTTGCAAGATTACGATTTAGTCAGTGGTTGTTTCCGTCGTCATTACTTCGAAGACCCCACTGGGAGCTTGTTTGTGGGGCCGATGCTGGAGAGCTTCTTTGGCTTAAGGTTGCGCGATCCTCTCAGCGGTGTGTACGGAATTTCCCGCCGGCTGGTAGAAGATTATTGTACCGATCTGGACTGGTGGTACGGTGGTGCCGGCGGGTATGGTGTTGATCCTTGGCTGTTGGCCCAAGCGGTAGTGTGGGATAAGAAGATTTGCGAGGTGAGTTTGGGAGCCAAAATTGGTCCTCCGGCTTTGAGCAAACGGTCTTACGTATTTAAGCAGCTCGCGCTGTCGCTGTTTGATTGTATCAAGGTAAATGAGGACTACTGGCTCAAATCCCAACTGATCTTGAAACAACCGGACATCTATGGCTTGGAAGCCCGGGATCGGGCGCCGGAGCTCAGCTGTCATCTAGGGGATCTTGTGGCCAGCTTCACACTTGGTTTTGATCAGTATAGTTCCTTGCTGGCTCGGGTACTGCCGGAAGAGAATTATGCAGCGGTGGAAAAGGTAGCTCTAACGGCTGAAACAGAGCCAGAATTCAGTTCTAAACTGTGGAGTGCGGTGGTTTACAGCTTTCTTCAGACCTATGTCTTCGCCGACGGCGTGGAAGCAGAGGATATCATGGAAGGACTGAGGATCGTCTATGACGGTCGCTTAGCTGCTTTTATTGCCGGCGTGAGTAAATTTTCTTACCTGATTAGTGAAGTAAAACACCTGGATAAAGAAGAGCTCACATACAAACAAGTTGAACGGCTGCGCGGAGATCAGGTGGCGGAGTTCTTAGACGGCAAGAGCGGATTCATTAAGACCTGGGTGGAACGAGCGGCGGAAGTTCGACCGGTGATCACTCCCTTGGACTACCTGGAATTCATTCCCGGGGTACCGCTGGCCTTACCTAAGGACCTGACCGGTATTGGTGGGTTACCAGTTAGGGCGAAAACAGTGTTTCGTCGTCTAGAGGAACGCTATAGCGACGCCTTTCACCGGTTTATTCATGCTGGCTTGGGTCTGGACGCTGCTCTAACGTCGGCTGAGCTGGGCGCAGAGCTAGAAGGGTTCATGGCTGAGTTAGAACAGATGGCGGACAGACTGGTGCCGGGGAATTTAGCCACGGCCGCAGGAACCAAACAGGCGGTGGAGCGAGTCTTCGAGCTGATCCCCCACCAGAAAATTTTAGCGGTGAAAGAAGAGATATTACGTCAACTGCTGACGGAGTTTCCGCCCTTGAACCTGCTGATCCAACTGGGCTACTCCAGCACCGGCGAACTGCTCAGCCACTTTGAGGTGCGGGATGCGCTGGCCTTGGCCGGTATCAGCGAGGAACGGGAGTATACGGACCGTCTGCTCTGGTGGCTGGGGGATAACTTGCGTCCTGACAGTTTGGAAGAAGTGAACATGAGGCCGCTGGTATTTACTCCGGAGACCTTTCCTGGAGTGGGGGAGCTAAGGGACATATCTCATTTTGACCGGCTGGCCGCCCGACTTACAGTAAGTAATCTGCCTAAGGGACTAGGCGGCTCCTTTCCAAAATTGCGTTACTTTACCCATGTGGCCAAGATTTTGGTGGAAGCGGAGCATTATTCTTTTATCTGGCAGGCGTATGCCCGGGAACGCAAAGGGTTTGGACTTAAACTGGTGAACTCAGTTATTAAGCACCGTGGGCGAGAGGTTTTCTCGGCTGCTAACATCTTTCAGAATTGGCATCAACGGGAGCTGACTCAGCGGGTGCAGTTGTTGGCGGAGCAACTGAAAACCAAAAACCAGACCAAAGAGGCACGGCTGCTGGAATTGATGGCCGAGGGCTATGGCCTCAGCCTAACTTTGGGCGACGGGACTTTTGTTCCTTGCTCGGCTTGGACCTGGGCCAGCTATAGTTTTCGCGGCGGCCAAGGAATTCCCACTCCGCTGTCAGTACGGATCGAGCGCGATTGGTTTCACCACGATTTACTAGAAGAAATATATAAGGAGATGGGCTTTCGGCCCCAGGATATCATGGTGGAAGCCATTAGGCGCATTGGCGAGGGCCGGGAGGCCACCAGTCTGCTCGATGCTGTTTTGCGCGGTCCAGCGCAGGAAGAAGTGGTTTTGGTTCAAGATGTGGATTCGTACCCGCCGGCTGGGCAGCTAATACGCCACGAACTGAATCCCTTACTGGAACCCATTGAGGAGCATTACTGGGAAAGCCGTTACGTGCTCAATGCCGCTACGGTGCGCTTAGACGGGAAGGTGTACGTGCTTTATCGAGCCTTCGGCGAGGATGAAATATCTCGGATCGGACTGGCAATTTTCCACGGGGCTCGGTTGTTAGAACGGTTGCCGGAGCCGGTGTTCGGCCCGGTGATCCCAGAGGAAAGCCGCGGTTGTGAAGACCCGCGGGTGGTTGTGATTGATGATCGACTGTACATGGTTTATACGGCCTACAATGGAGTTATTGCCCAGGTGGCAGCGGCGGCCATCGGTATCGATGACTTTTTGGCCCGTCGATTCCAGCGCTTTGAGCACTTGGGCTTGGCTTTCCCCGGCCTCTGGGACAAAGATGCGATCTTGTTTCCGGAACAGGTGGGTGGGCGTTGGGTAATGTATCACCGGGTAGAGCCCAGCATCTGGGTGTCTTATGCCAGTGAGCTGCAACTGCCGTGGCCCAAACAAAATCATAAGATTATCATCGGGCCGCGTTCAGGGCTGATGTGGGATTCGCTTAAGATAGGGTCCGGCTCACAGCCAATTAAGACCAAGTACGGTTGGCTCCTTATTTACCATGGGGTTAGCAACACCATGGTGTACCGGTTAGGAGTTATTCTGGTGGATATGGAGGATCCGGGGCGTCTGCTGTATCGTTCGCCCAATCCCATCTTGTCTCCGGAGACGGAACTTGAGGTGGGTGCTCCGGGACGCTCGTGGGTACCCAATGTGGTCTTTACTTGCGGGGCCGTACCGGGGGCAGATAAAGAAGTGCTGGACGATAATGACCAGGTGCTTTGCTACTACGGTGCCTCCGATACTTATCTTTGCCTGGCTTCGGCCACAGTAGCCGAGCTAATCCCGGAGGCAGTGCGCCGGCGCATTGGCCGGAGACGATAAGGCAGTGCACCTTTAGGCATAGGCAATTTGATCGCTTTGGTACCGTTTATCGGGTGGATCCTGGGCGCCGTTTGGGGGTATAGTTAATCTGGTGGAGATGCTGGCTGTGCTGCTGGATCCACAGGGACGTCGTATCGGTGATCGGTGGGTGGTGGTGGCTTTGGCTCAATCGGCTGGGCCCGAGGGTGACATAATAGACGTGTGAGCGCAGACCCAAAAAGACAAGCCTGGCGGGGT from Bacillota bacterium includes these protein-coding regions:
- a CDS encoding GntR family transcriptional regulator, translating into MLPRRGDGGRGRGRAAVLRNSIFFQLRDDILKGRFEPGESLVELKLAAHYGVSRTPVREALRQLELEGLVRYLPNRGVLVEGITAEDVEDIFVIREHLETLVANWAAQRVQPEEIRKMQEVLDLQEFYTTKDDIEQVTVLDTEFHRLLLDASRSKSLRYALGSMLDYVEQARFRSLRVPGRIHDSMREHRSILEAVAAGQAELAGERMAEHMRRARQNVLSFTSEGKENSRSN
- a CDS encoding EamA family transporter, with product MNGVLAIVLAGVFWGSVGLFARFLGAYQLSPFYIVVLRTSFAVLCLGLYLALFRRELLVIRREDRWRFLLAGFVSIVLAHPALFLALEANAIAVATILLYTAPFYVIILSRFIFKETITGRKCAALLLAVAGLALVVNIFDLGSLAVTPAGLGLGLVAGFLQGVQTITMKNVSARYHAATALFYSFGSGLVMLWLILLLVGVPMPVNLPGQVWLGVVGIGVMTTLTPFLLFTYGLQRTEAGTASIASMLEPVAAGLFGYFGLGERLEPIQIVGMGLMLAGIVIATLPAKAVDGSSAPKPEVPPV
- a CDS encoding glycosidase, which gives rise to MVGRELKKLTRHKTIDVVVGVPFYNEQETLAQVVTTAAQGLSPFINVRPLVVCVGDPAGAQALASLEGLKTGMPCHGFLLTDGVNGRGFSIRAILEIARELAADVVLLEADLRRKGDQGFNPSWLERLYFPLLQDYDLVSGCFRRHYFEDPTGSLFVGPMLESFFGLRLRDPLSGVYGISRRLVEDYCTDLDWWYGGAGGYGVDPWLLAQAVVWDKKICEVSLGAKIGPPALSKRSYVFKQLALSLFDCIKVNEDYWLKSQLILKQPDIYGLEARDRAPELSCHLGDLVASFTLGFDQYSSLLARVLPEENYAAVEKVALTAETEPEFSSKLWSAVVYSFLQTYVFADGVEAEDIMEGLRIVYDGRLAAFIAGVSKFSYLISEVKHLDKEELTYKQVERLRGDQVAEFLDGKSGFIKTWVERAAEVRPVITPLDYLEFIPGVPLALPKDLTGIGGLPVRAKTVFRRLEERYSDAFHRFIHAGLGLDAALTSAELGAELEGFMAELEQMADRLVPGNLATAAGTKQAVERVFELIPHQKILAVKEEILRQLLTEFPPLNLLIQLGYSSTGELLSHFEVRDALALAGISEEREYTDRLLWWLGDNLRPDSLEEVNMRPLVFTPETFPGVGELRDISHFDRLAARLTVSNLPKGLGGSFPKLRYFTHVAKILVEAEHYSFIWQAYARERKGFGLKLVNSVIKHRGREVFSAANIFQNWHQRELTQRVQLLAEQLKTKNQTKEARLLELMAEGYGLSLTLGDGTFVPCSAWTWASYSFRGGQGIPTPLSVRIERDWFHHDLLEEIYKEMGFRPQDIMVEAIRRIGEGREATSLLDAVLRGPAQEEVVLVQDVDSYPPAGQLIRHELNPLLEPIEEHYWESRYVLNAATVRLDGKVYVLYRAFGEDEISRIGLAIFHGARLLERLPEPVFGPVIPEESRGCEDPRVVVIDDRLYMVYTAYNGVIAQVAAAAIGIDDFLARRFQRFEHLGLAFPGLWDKDAILFPEQVGGRWVMYHRVEPSIWVSYASELQLPWPKQNHKIIIGPRSGLMWDSLKIGSGSQPIKTKYGWLLIYHGVSNTMVYRLGVILVDMEDPGRLLYRSPNPILSPETELEVGAPGRSWVPNVVFTCGAVPGADKEVLDDNDQVLCYYGASDTYLCLASATVAELIPEAVRRRIGRRR
- a CDS encoding cellulose biosynthesis cyclic di-GMP-binding regulatory protein BcsB; the encoded protein is MRYSKALDFDKSSVSVYLNNIPITDKLLEHERAENDELIVDIPKEFWGEDFLELKLIFYLEPYGFDCTNWRHGDIWALISNDAGFDIPQETVRDRYFEYYPGLFIKDGTVDDLLVVLPQQANGSYLTMAANIMAFIGHNLDEVNNIKVIRSSEFERTDKQQNLIIIGTPPDNNAIRLINDHLHLRFNKAGDKFEISGAIVIVPEYSNNLASIQLLASPFDNQRHLMVVAGTVGESLTAAETYLKDFGFYTRLSGDGVVIDQDGHIQTAYFVSPKDTRVEDKAIRSRYLSLKWQDNPQLIMYVAFFFMLIVTGIYGVIVVTRGK